In Opitutales bacterium, the following are encoded in one genomic region:
- a CDS encoding phospho-sugar mutase produces MSINDTIKAATERGDILPSTAEQLSAWTDCAILPEWAQSSLKELVEKEQWTELNDRFYQQIVFGTGGMRGRTIGRTITRVEQGTLGPQGTPEHPGIGSNMLNDFNIIKATIGLYKYTTRYLGEKPHAYGKPKLVIAHDVRHFSRYFSELAASTFVKLGGEAFIFTGPRSTPQLSFSVRYLSATCGVVITASHNPPHDNGFKAYFEDGAQVVSPHAESIVAEVKKLSLDELIPFLDVDVSAVTTLDEDADQAYLEALEENILDEDTLKSVSPKVVFTPIHGTGGIMSVPALKNLDVEVINVPEQDELHSAFPTVKSPNPENSEALTLALAKAEETQAEIVLATDPDADRMGAAVRNANGELQLLTGNMIGSLIAEYRILTLKEGGVLPEGDCKNCALIKTFVTTPLQEAIAKKHGLKIINTLTGFKFIGEKLRDYEEVLKERLLEEEGIALDYDATELGTRIELLQEYSTYYVFGGEESYGYLGSDRVRDKDANAAVLMFVEMAAWCAKQGMKVTDFLDSLYATYGYYSEKLINIVYEGASGAQKIRNILESYRSTTPKKIGDFGVTNIKDFGRDDFTDADGKSIPKQDFYVVELDNGYSYAVRGSGTEPKIKFYVFAREDVSDVESLPAVKEQTRATLQTLSAAIEADARARAGA; encoded by the coding sequence ATGTCTATAAACGACACCATAAAAGCAGCGACAGAACGCGGCGACATCCTACCTTCAACCGCAGAGCAACTCTCTGCCTGGACAGACTGTGCCATACTTCCAGAATGGGCGCAGTCTAGCCTCAAAGAGCTGGTTGAAAAAGAGCAATGGACCGAGTTGAACGACCGCTTCTACCAACAAATCGTCTTTGGCACCGGAGGCATGCGCGGCCGCACTATCGGCCGCACCATCACGCGTGTTGAGCAGGGAACCCTCGGCCCACAGGGCACTCCGGAACATCCGGGGATCGGCTCCAACATGTTGAACGACTTCAATATAATTAAAGCGACTATAGGCCTATACAAATACACCACACGATACCTAGGAGAAAAGCCACATGCCTACGGTAAGCCTAAGCTAGTCATCGCTCACGATGTGCGTCATTTCTCCCGCTACTTTAGCGAACTTGCAGCGTCGACATTCGTTAAACTCGGGGGTGAAGCCTTCATTTTTACCGGCCCGCGCTCCACACCCCAGCTAAGCTTCTCAGTAAGATATTTAAGCGCAACCTGCGGTGTGGTGATAACAGCCAGCCACAACCCCCCTCACGACAACGGATTCAAAGCCTATTTCGAAGATGGAGCGCAAGTCGTTTCACCCCATGCAGAGTCTATCGTCGCTGAGGTAAAAAAGCTCTCACTCGATGAGTTGATTCCCTTCCTTGACGTCGATGTCAGCGCTGTAACTACGCTAGATGAGGATGCGGACCAAGCCTACCTAGAAGCCCTCGAGGAAAATATCCTAGATGAAGACACTTTAAAATCTGTCTCACCCAAAGTCGTCTTCACACCGATCCACGGAACAGGCGGCATCATGTCCGTCCCTGCTCTCAAGAACCTCGATGTTGAAGTTATAAACGTTCCCGAACAGGACGAGCTCCACTCCGCCTTTCCGACTGTCAAATCACCGAACCCAGAAAACAGCGAAGCGCTCACTTTGGCATTGGCAAAGGCCGAAGAGACCCAGGCGGAAATCGTTCTCGCCACAGATCCAGATGCAGATCGTATGGGGGCGGCCGTGCGTAATGCAAATGGTGAACTTCAGCTCCTAACGGGGAACATGATCGGCTCACTGATTGCCGAATACCGGATCCTCACCCTTAAAGAGGGTGGCGTTCTACCAGAAGGCGATTGCAAGAACTGCGCCCTCATCAAAACCTTCGTCACCACCCCACTTCAGGAAGCGATAGCGAAGAAACACGGGCTGAAGATTATCAATACCCTTACCGGCTTTAAGTTCATCGGTGAAAAACTCCGTGACTATGAAGAAGTATTAAAGGAGCGCTTGTTGGAGGAAGAAGGTATCGCCCTAGACTATGATGCTACCGAACTCGGCACGCGCATCGAACTGCTCCAGGAATACTCTACCTACTACGTCTTTGGCGGTGAGGAAAGCTATGGCTACCTCGGCAGTGATCGTGTCCGCGACAAAGACGCTAATGCTGCCGTCCTCATGTTTGTTGAAATGGCCGCTTGGTGTGCAAAGCAGGGCATGAAAGTGACCGACTTCCTCGACAGCTTGTATGCAACCTATGGTTATTATAGTGAAAAGCTCATTAACATTGTCTACGAAGGTGCATCCGGCGCACAGAAAATCCGCAACATCTTAGAATCCTACCGCAGCACGACTCCAAAGAAAATAGGTGATTTTGGAGTGACAAACATCAAGGACTTTGGACGCGACGACTTTACCGATGCTGACGGCAAATCCATACCCAAGCAGGATTTTTACGTCGTCGAACTCGATAATGGATACAGCTATGCGGTTCGCGGTAGTGGCACTGAGCCGAAGATCAAGTTCTACGTCTTTGCCCGTGAAGATGTTTCAGACGTCGAATCACTACCAGCCGTCAAAGAACAAACCAGAGCAACGCTCCAAACCCTCAGTGCTGCCATAGAAGCCGATGCAAGAGCACGAGCTGGAGCGTGA
- a CDS encoding UDPGP type 1 family protein: MTADITRTLIQSFEQAGQGQVFHHWDSLSQAEKTNLVEQASSIDLAELTYLVETLVKVEVDEEHDFSSLEPAPYKALPSMGNQDPEWEQALKAGEEALRAGRVAAFVVAGGQGTRLGFNGPKGTFPVTPIKGKTLFAVFAEKIIAAQRTYGCTIPWFIMTSKINHDATVSAFQENHFFGLDSDQVMFFSQGLMPAVDFQGKIILSSPSEIAMSPDGHGGSLRALFRSGATEKMKELGIDIISYFQVDNPLVRCIDPTFIGFHALAGSDMSSKMVKKAYPLEKVGHFCVQNEKHCVIEYSDMPDDLCEQADSDGALRFIAGSIAIHILDRDFVEKLGSGASDAKLPFHRANKKIPYVAADETIEKPSEPNGVKFEMFVFDALPFAANPVIIETAREDDFSPVKNAEGVDSPETSKQDQMRQFARWMKAADLPILTDETGLPEIKIEISPLFGTDAGSFRRSWKGLEVRPDMKRDIAL; encoded by the coding sequence ATGACAGCTGACATTACCCGCACCCTCATTCAGTCTTTTGAACAAGCCGGACAAGGCCAGGTGTTCCACCATTGGGATTCTCTCTCTCAAGCGGAGAAAACAAATTTGGTCGAGCAAGCAAGCAGTATCGACCTAGCCGAGCTTACCTATCTCGTCGAAACTCTCGTCAAAGTCGAAGTCGACGAAGAACACGATTTTTCAAGTCTCGAACCGGCACCATACAAGGCCCTCCCGAGCATGGGAAATCAGGATCCCGAGTGGGAACAGGCCCTTAAGGCGGGCGAAGAGGCGCTCAGAGCTGGCCGTGTCGCAGCATTCGTTGTCGCAGGAGGCCAAGGAACACGCCTCGGTTTCAATGGCCCCAAAGGCACCTTCCCTGTCACTCCGATCAAAGGTAAAACCCTCTTCGCAGTCTTCGCAGAGAAGATCATTGCCGCCCAACGGACTTACGGGTGCACGATCCCTTGGTTTATCATGACCAGTAAGATCAACCATGATGCCACCGTATCGGCATTCCAGGAAAACCACTTCTTCGGTCTCGACAGCGACCAAGTCATGTTCTTCAGCCAGGGCCTGATGCCTGCTGTGGACTTCCAAGGAAAGATTATCCTTTCTAGCCCCTCAGAAATCGCCATGAGCCCAGATGGACATGGCGGCAGCTTACGCGCACTTTTCCGCAGCGGTGCCACTGAAAAGATGAAAGAGCTGGGCATCGACATCATCAGCTACTTTCAGGTCGACAACCCCCTCGTCCGTTGCATCGATCCTACCTTCATCGGCTTCCACGCGCTCGCCGGTTCGGACATGTCGAGCAAGATGGTCAAGAAGGCCTACCCACTCGAGAAAGTCGGCCACTTCTGTGTCCAGAATGAAAAACACTGCGTCATCGAGTATAGCGACATGCCCGATGACTTATGCGAGCAAGCCGACTCCGATGGGGCTCTTCGTTTTATCGCAGGTAGCATTGCTATTCATATCTTGGACCGTGACTTCGTCGAAAAACTGGGCTCTGGAGCAAGCGATGCTAAGCTTCCCTTTCACCGAGCAAACAAGAAGATCCCTTATGTTGCGGCAGACGAAACCATCGAAAAGCCCAGTGAACCCAACGGGGTAAAATTCGAGATGTTTGTCTTCGACGCACTTCCGTTCGCAGCAAATCCAGTCATTATCGAAACCGCACGGGAAGATGATTTTTCTCCGGTAAAAAACGCTGAAGGCGTGGATTCTCCAGAGACTTCCAAACAAGACCAGATGCGGCAATTCGCCCGGTGGATGAAGGCTGCCGATTTACCAATTCTCACCGACGAGACTGGCCTTCCTGAAATCAAGATTGAAATCAGCCCTCTTTTTGGCACCGATGCAGGCAGCTTTCGGCGCTCTTGGAAAGGCCTCGAAGTCCGTCCCGACATGAAGCGCGACATCGCACTCTGA
- a CDS encoding peptidylprolyl isomerase yields the protein MAKTQIKIETNHGTFTVALFEDIAPKTCENFTTHAKNGYYDGLIFHRIIKEFMLQGGDPTGTGMGGESIWGKPFEDEVDPNVKFDRKYLLAMANAGPNTNGSQFFVTTIECPWLNMRHTIFGEVTEGSDVIDAIEAVDTDPRDKPRKPVKIEKATVL from the coding sequence ATGGCTAAAACCCAAATCAAAATCGAAACGAATCACGGGACTTTTACGGTAGCTCTATTTGAAGATATCGCTCCGAAAACCTGCGAAAACTTCACAACGCATGCCAAAAACGGCTATTACGATGGGCTCATATTCCACCGGATCATCAAAGAGTTCATGCTCCAAGGTGGCGATCCAACGGGCACAGGCATGGGTGGTGAGTCCATCTGGGGCAAACCCTTTGAGGATGAGGTCGACCCCAATGTGAAATTCGATCGTAAATATCTCCTCGCGATGGCGAACGCCGGCCCAAACACCAACGGCAGCCAGTTCTTTGTCACCACAATTGAGTGCCCATGGCTTAATATGCGTCACACAATCTTCGGTGAAGTCACCGAAGGATCCGATGTTATCGATGCCATCGAAGCTGTAGATACCGATCCTCGCGACAAGCCGCGCAAACCTGTGAAAATCGAAAAAGCGACCGTTCTTTAG
- a CDS encoding phosphonate C-P lyase system protein PhnH has product MSSPTDSLPPAWDTFCQNETHSCIQNALAFPGTVQQLPHCTLSFLPALATMISEGGSYADPQAILEDSVTAILQGRETDIQEEKNILFDGTQPATDAQIHDLDGADGPSTVFILVTNASTDETLATISGEGINHREPLKVKGLHIDWISAFMHWNREIAKAVDMLLIDREGCIIGLPRTTCIRPV; this is encoded by the coding sequence ATGTCTTCGCCTACTGACTCCCTGCCCCCGGCATGGGACACATTTTGTCAAAACGAAACGCATTCTTGTATTCAAAACGCTCTGGCCTTTCCAGGCACGGTTCAACAGCTGCCACACTGCACTCTGTCCTTTCTACCAGCACTGGCTACCATGATCAGCGAAGGGGGAAGCTACGCAGACCCACAAGCGATCTTGGAGGATTCCGTGACTGCTATTCTTCAAGGCCGAGAGACAGATATTCAGGAGGAAAAAAATATTCTCTTCGACGGGACTCAACCCGCGACTGATGCCCAAATTCACGATTTAGACGGAGCAGACGGACCTTCAACCGTGTTCATCTTAGTCACGAATGCATCTACTGATGAAACACTTGCGACGATTTCTGGAGAAGGAATCAACCATCGCGAACCTTTAAAAGTTAAAGGACTCCATATCGATTGGATAAGCGCTTTCATGCATTGGAACCGAGAAATCGCCAAAGCAGTCGACATGCTCCTTATCGATCGCGAAGGTTGCATCATCGGACTCCCAAGAACAACGTGCATCCGCCCTGTGTAG
- a CDS encoding NTP transferase domain-containing protein: MPNKYVVIMAGGKGERFWPQSRLKRPKQLLPIVGDKAMITQTVERLPADIPVENVFVITNTEQRDAVLEVCPQLRPERVIGEPEGRDTAAAVGLATLLVKREDPQAAFAMLPADAAIADASGFQAVLDAALTEAMRRSVIVTIGIKPTHPATGYGYIHRGGVTGQSMDRDVFEVQRFVEKPEPETAEKYLASGEYFWNAGMFIWSVATIDTALKTFTPDLYGALQAIDTDLSRGVALNKSLEQHYPSLKKISVDYAIIENAENVACLESAFDWDDVGEWTALERHFPADKQGNTIRGNAYCSDASNNIIYAGKDHTVALLGVDDLIVVQTPDATLICKKDCTQDIKKLVKRIGENRPELM, encoded by the coding sequence ATGCCGAATAAATACGTCGTAATCATGGCCGGTGGAAAAGGTGAACGCTTTTGGCCTCAAAGCCGCCTCAAGCGTCCTAAGCAATTGCTCCCGATCGTCGGGGACAAGGCGATGATCACCCAAACGGTTGAAAGGCTTCCTGCTGACATTCCCGTGGAAAATGTCTTTGTCATTACCAACACGGAACAGCGCGACGCGGTTTTAGAGGTATGTCCTCAGTTGCGACCCGAGCGTGTCATTGGTGAACCTGAGGGACGAGATACAGCCGCAGCAGTTGGACTCGCAACCTTGCTGGTAAAGCGAGAGGACCCTCAGGCTGCATTTGCCATGCTCCCAGCCGACGCTGCAATTGCCGACGCAAGTGGATTCCAAGCGGTCCTGGATGCCGCGCTGACGGAAGCAATGCGACGTTCGGTAATCGTAACCATAGGTATTAAACCGACTCATCCTGCCACTGGCTATGGCTATATTCACCGTGGGGGGGTTACGGGGCAGTCTATGGATCGCGACGTCTTCGAAGTCCAACGCTTCGTCGAAAAACCAGAACCCGAGACGGCAGAAAAATACCTAGCATCAGGCGAATATTTTTGGAATGCCGGGATGTTTATCTGGTCAGTTGCGACCATTGATACGGCACTCAAGACCTTTACTCCTGATCTTTACGGAGCGCTACAAGCCATCGATACTGATCTAAGCCGCGGCGTCGCTCTCAACAAATCTCTGGAGCAACACTACCCGAGTTTGAAAAAAATCTCTGTCGACTACGCCATCATCGAAAATGCTGAGAACGTCGCCTGCCTTGAATCAGCTTTTGATTGGGATGACGTCGGCGAATGGACCGCGCTAGAGCGCCATTTTCCAGCTGACAAACAAGGAAACACTATACGTGGCAATGCCTACTGTAGCGACGCATCGAATAATATTATCTACGCCGGCAAAGACCACACCGTTGCCCTACTGGGTGTCGATGACCTCATTGTCGTTCAGACTCCGGACGCCACCCTTATTTGCAAAAAGGATTGCACGCAGGACATCAAAAAGCTGGTGAAGCGAATTGGCGAAAATAGACCGGAGCTGATGTAA
- a CDS encoding phytoene/squalene synthase family protein, with the protein MRPYSFTPEVAAKIPESWNLPMANRQWFKNKSLAQSIEHCRQVTRHHAKSFFFASFPLPKFKRLAAFTVYAYCRYVDDIIDEAPESDLAPTQEFLNKELDKILEGDDALPLAPAFRIVNQEFGIPKTFWQDLIHGCCLDRQPQRLQTYPELEMYCYYVASVVGLIMCCVFEVRDQDALPHAVEMGIALQLTNILRDVNEDWGRGRCYLPVDLLDSYGLDYTDLETGTHTQRWKQIMEHEIGRARHFYELGREGLSAIPYDGSQQCAKIMARVYAGILDAIEEQDLNPFAERAYVPTWKKCLLVVEAIRGRVTKAS; encoded by the coding sequence GTGAGACCTTATTCTTTCACACCCGAAGTCGCAGCCAAGATCCCGGAGTCTTGGAACTTACCCATGGCGAATCGGCAATGGTTTAAAAATAAGTCCTTAGCTCAATCGATTGAACATTGTCGCCAAGTTACGCGCCATCATGCGAAGAGCTTCTTTTTTGCTTCGTTCCCACTACCCAAATTCAAGCGCCTAGCTGCCTTCACCGTCTATGCTTATTGTCGGTATGTGGATGATATTATTGATGAGGCTCCAGAATCCGATTTAGCGCCTACACAGGAGTTTCTCAACAAAGAGTTGGATAAAATACTTGAAGGTGATGATGCACTGCCCCTGGCACCTGCCTTTCGCATTGTAAATCAAGAATTCGGCATTCCAAAAACCTTCTGGCAAGACCTGATCCACGGCTGTTGCTTGGATCGTCAACCCCAGCGACTCCAGACCTATCCCGAACTGGAGATGTATTGCTACTATGTGGCGAGCGTAGTCGGACTGATCATGTGCTGTGTCTTCGAGGTCCGCGATCAAGATGCCCTTCCCCATGCGGTCGAGATGGGCATAGCCTTGCAGCTCACCAACATCCTCCGAGATGTGAACGAGGATTGGGGCCGAGGACGGTGCTACCTTCCGGTGGATCTTTTGGATTCCTATGGTCTGGACTACACAGATCTGGAAACCGGCACACATACCCAGCGCTGGAAACAAATCATGGAGCATGAAATCGGACGAGCCCGTCACTTCTATGAATTAGGCAGAGAAGGCCTCAGCGCGATTCCGTACGATGGCTCACAGCAATGCGCGAAAATCATGGCACGCGTCTACGCAGGCATCTTGGACGCCATTGAGGAACAAGACCTCAACCCATTCGCGGAACGTGCTTATGTTCCAACTTGGAAAAAATGCCTCTTGGTCGTCGAAGCTATTCGCGGGCGAGTCACCAAGGCGAGTTAA
- a CDS encoding SMP-30/gluconolactonase/LRE family protein, giving the protein MHSVELIVDAQAILGEGPIWDERRNLLWWVDIITGKLHAYDPITDAARAIDTEPLFGTVVVRESGGLLGAYHDGFHYLDPETGTRTLISDPESDKPDNRFNDGKCDPQGRLWAGTMAIEGPYSEPKGSLYCLGLDESVERKIDAVTISNGIGWSPDGRWMYYVDSPERTVSRFEFDGKTGEISKPTRVISYPKKGGVPDGLVVDAEGMLWVAQFGGGCVVRWNPENGEKLTEIQLPAKQITACTFGGPGLKDLYITSARVGLSDSELAEQPQAGGLFRVRGAGRGMLANRFGG; this is encoded by the coding sequence ATGCACTCCGTAGAACTCATCGTGGATGCCCAGGCAATACTGGGTGAAGGCCCTATTTGGGATGAGCGTCGCAACTTGCTTTGGTGGGTTGATATTATAACCGGGAAGCTGCATGCATATGATCCTATAACAGACGCTGCACGTGCTATAGATACAGAACCGCTCTTTGGCACGGTCGTCGTTCGCGAGTCCGGCGGGCTGCTAGGAGCGTATCATGATGGCTTTCATTACCTCGATCCTGAGACGGGAACGCGCACTCTGATTTCCGACCCAGAGTCGGACAAACCCGACAATCGCTTTAACGACGGCAAATGCGATCCACAAGGGCGCCTATGGGCCGGAACCATGGCGATAGAAGGGCCGTATTCTGAGCCGAAAGGTAGCCTCTATTGTCTCGGTCTCGACGAAAGTGTGGAACGTAAAATCGATGCGGTGACCATTTCGAATGGCATCGGATGGAGCCCAGATGGGCGTTGGATGTATTACGTGGATTCCCCGGAGCGTACCGTGTCCCGATTTGAATTTGATGGTAAGACTGGTGAAATCAGTAAGCCAACGAGAGTCATTTCGTATCCTAAAAAAGGCGGAGTCCCGGATGGTCTGGTCGTCGACGCTGAGGGCATGTTGTGGGTGGCTCAATTTGGCGGCGGGTGCGTTGTGCGTTGGAATCCTGAAAATGGCGAGAAACTCACCGAGATCCAGCTGCCGGCCAAACAGATCACCGCGTGCACGTTCGGGGGTCCAGGACTCAAGGACTTATACATCACCTCAGCCCGCGTTGGTTTGAGCGATAGCGAACTGGCAGAACAACCCCAAGCCGGTGGTCTGTTCCGAGTGCGCGGTGCCGGCCGAGGTATGCTGGCTAACCGTTTTGGCGGATAA
- a CDS encoding alpha/beta hydrolase, with protein sequence MQKIEKRLREESFSVLNIDYPSRHHPIEELSKFVRKKVLSRFDGSDPIHAVTHSMGGSILRYIQKNDPIPNLCRVVMLAPPNQGSEVVDVLGKFRLFHWINGPAGRQLGTADDGFVKALGTVDFDLGVLTGDRTINLLLSLLIPGPNDGKVSTRGAQVEGMRDFRIIPSPHPFIMKNKYAIAETVRFLNTGRFSSKDADKN encoded by the coding sequence ATGCAAAAGATTGAGAAACGACTCCGCGAAGAAAGTTTTTCAGTCCTGAACATCGATTATCCATCGAGACATCATCCGATCGAAGAACTGAGCAAATTCGTCCGTAAAAAAGTTCTTTCCCGATTCGATGGATCAGATCCGATCCATGCTGTCACCCACTCAATGGGTGGCAGCATTTTGAGATATATTCAGAAAAACGACCCGATCCCGAACCTTTGCAGAGTGGTCATGCTGGCCCCGCCGAACCAAGGGAGTGAGGTGGTCGACGTGCTTGGTAAATTCCGTCTCTTTCATTGGATAAATGGACCCGCGGGCCGTCAGCTAGGCACCGCGGATGACGGCTTTGTAAAAGCTCTCGGAACCGTGGACTTTGATTTAGGAGTGCTCACTGGAGATCGGACTATCAACCTATTGCTTTCTCTCTTAATCCCGGGACCCAATGATGGGAAAGTTTCCACTAGAGGCGCACAAGTAGAAGGCATGCGAGATTTTCGTATTATCCCTTCACCTCACCCCTTTATCATGAAGAACAAATATGCCATAGCAGAAACAGTGAGATTCCTGAATACTGGCCGGTTCTCATCTAAGGATGCCGACAAAAATTAA
- a CDS encoding aldo/keto reductase, translated as MLTQTLPDTDIQLPRLMLGCMLMGGRWNTDPVDSNHVNRACSAIEAAISLGINAFDHADIYCKGKSEQVFAAALDEMRLNREDLFLQSKCGIRFLDDPEPGFPGRYDFSSKHILASVDGILKRLHTDYIDLLLLHRPDCLMDPEEVAEAFDQLHNLGKVRYFGVSNQSPTQMDLLRKWLDQPLKVNQIQISLDYPLQIDSGILTTKGKPLPQFRAEGALDYCHLHNIIPQAWSPLAKGVLSGKPLKESEAHKQATADLVKQIAEKHSVSREAVLINWLMRHPAKIQPVIGTMNTERIQNAAEGAQGHWTLSREEWYELFISSRGAPLP; from the coding sequence ATGCTCACTCAGACCCTTCCCGATACCGACATCCAACTCCCCCGACTCATGCTCGGCTGCATGCTCATGGGCGGTCGATGGAATACAGACCCCGTCGATTCTAATCACGTGAACCGTGCATGCAGCGCCATTGAGGCTGCAATCAGTCTCGGCATCAACGCCTTCGACCATGCCGACATTTACTGCAAGGGTAAGAGCGAGCAGGTCTTCGCCGCTGCACTTGATGAAATGCGGCTGAACCGCGAGGATCTATTTTTACAGAGCAAGTGCGGTATTCGTTTTCTGGACGACCCCGAACCCGGCTTTCCAGGACGCTATGATTTCTCCTCGAAACATATCCTAGCTTCCGTTGATGGCATCCTCAAGCGACTCCATACGGATTATATCGACCTTTTGCTGCTCCACCGTCCCGATTGCCTCATGGATCCGGAAGAAGTAGCTGAAGCTTTTGACCAGCTCCACAATTTAGGAAAAGTGCGCTACTTCGGAGTCTCGAATCAGTCGCCCACGCAAATGGATCTCCTTCGCAAGTGGCTCGACCAACCCCTCAAGGTAAACCAAATCCAAATCAGCCTAGATTATCCGCTTCAAATCGATTCTGGAATACTTACTACAAAAGGTAAGCCGCTCCCCCAGTTTCGCGCCGAAGGGGCTCTGGACTACTGCCATTTACACAACATCATCCCACAAGCTTGGTCCCCCTTAGCCAAGGGGGTATTAAGCGGTAAACCGCTTAAGGAAAGCGAAGCACACAAACAGGCGACCGCCGATCTGGTTAAACAAATCGCGGAAAAGCATAGTGTATCGCGCGAAGCCGTCTTAATCAATTGGCTCATGCGTCATCCAGCGAAGATTCAGCCGGTCATCGGGACCATGAATACCGAGCGCATCCAAAACGCAGCCGAGGGCGCCCAGGGTCATTGGACCTTAAGCCGAGAAGAATGGTACGAACTATTCATTTCAAGCCGTGGAGCACCCCTCCCCTGA
- a CDS encoding SOS response-associated peptidase encodes MTESGAIIADHFDLDEAPKIKARFNIAPSQAILAIRNGPSGPREPIEANWLTWGLVPSWAKDPSIAYKTINARAETAREKPTFRNAYRYRRCIIPATGYFEWKVDHNNQKIPHYITPERGGFFAFAGLWEHWADPGGSEIESATILTTTAENHAQLSTIHHRMPVILDRKDYRIWMAEEPPGPEIYSRITRTCTDLDFKSWTVSQAVNSARVDDPLLLKPVEYYTQGELF; translated from the coding sequence ATGACTGAGTCCGGTGCGATCATCGCGGATCATTTCGATCTCGATGAAGCGCCGAAGATCAAAGCGCGCTTCAACATCGCTCCAAGTCAGGCGATCTTGGCGATCCGCAACGGACCCAGCGGACCGCGGGAACCGATCGAAGCCAATTGGTTGACCTGGGGATTGGTGCCCAGCTGGGCAAAGGATCCATCCATAGCCTACAAAACCATCAATGCACGTGCTGAAACGGCTCGTGAAAAACCGACCTTTCGCAACGCCTACCGCTACCGGCGCTGTATCATTCCAGCAACCGGCTATTTCGAGTGGAAAGTAGATCACAATAATCAGAAAATCCCTCACTATATCACGCCTGAGCGTGGAGGGTTCTTTGCCTTCGCAGGCCTCTGGGAGCATTGGGCCGATCCGGGCGGCAGTGAGATCGAGTCTGCCACGATCCTTACCACCACAGCCGAGAATCACGCGCAACTCAGCACCATCCATCACCGCATGCCTGTCATTTTAGACCGTAAAGATTATCGGATCTGGATGGCAGAAGAACCGCCTGGCCCAGAAATATATTCCCGTATCACTCGCACATGCACCGATCTCGATTTCAAAAGCTGGACCGTCTCCCAAGCTGTCAATTCCGCTCGGGTGGATGATCCACTCCTTTTAAAACCCGTCGAATACTACACGCAGGGAGAATTGTTTTAG
- a CDS encoding AAA family ATPase produces the protein MARKISFLNFKGGVGKTSLVVNFASILAHAGNRVLLVDCDPQSNSSIWTLRLDRWNELQGERGDETLLSVLRPGGVPIRHAIQNDVVWDLDRNPVLPGLDLLSALFSLMDIEHEIEDPEDDPIYSRFYRQIATIDSDYDYIIFDCPPNLFKTTQCAVFSSEDIYAPANPDALSIIGFHLLVNKMLMFVAETQSDRDRLGAIAPQIRGVVLNAVKNGVNFEAPKQRLEIMIERFVQKRLVHRNAGILDLEIRHTILASRLVSQGIPAILSRDTDVITGILSDYKKVTDLIRTERISFTESAAV, from the coding sequence ATGGCTCGAAAAATCAGTTTCCTCAATTTCAAGGGCGGCGTTGGCAAAACGTCCTTAGTCGTAAATTTCGCTTCTATCTTAGCTCATGCTGGCAACCGCGTGCTTCTTGTGGACTGCGACCCTCAATCAAATTCTAGTATCTGGACACTTCGGCTAGACCGCTGGAATGAGCTTCAAGGTGAACGCGGGGATGAGACGCTTCTCAGCGTTTTGCGACCAGGGGGTGTTCCGATTCGGCATGCTATACAAAATGACGTGGTTTGGGATCTTGATCGCAATCCAGTCTTACCCGGCCTGGACCTCCTTTCGGCTTTATTCAGTCTCATGGATATCGAGCACGAAATTGAAGATCCCGAAGATGATCCGATTTATAGTCGTTTCTATCGCCAGATCGCCACGATCGATAGCGATTACGATTACATCATCTTCGATTGTCCGCCTAATTTGTTCAAAACAACGCAGTGTGCCGTCTTTAGCTCAGAGGATATTTATGCTCCTGCAAACCCAGATGCCTTGAGTATCATTGGCTTTCATTTACTGGTGAACAAAATGCTCATGTTCGTTGCCGAGACTCAGAGTGACCGCGACCGACTCGGAGCCATCGCGCCGCAGATACGAGGAGTCGTGCTCAATGCTGTGAAAAATGGCGTTAATTTTGAAGCGCCTAAACAACGCCTGGAGATTATGATTGAGCGGTTTGTGCAGAAGCGCCTGGTCCACCGTAATGCCGGTATTCTCGACTTAGAGATACGCCATACTATCCTTGCAAGCCGATTGGTTTCACAAGGAATCCCTGCTATTTTAAGTCGAGATACCGACGTGATAACCGGCATCCTCAGTGACTACAAAAAAGTCACCGATCTCATCCGTACCGAACGCATAAGTTTCACGGAAAGTGCGGCAGTGTAA